The following proteins are encoded in a genomic region of Deltaproteobacteria bacterium:
- a CDS encoding efflux RND transporter periplasmic adaptor subunit has translation MKHRFLSLFALFILLFSLGCGEKTEPGTTSESPPVVKDVAVATARMTDQPLIYGAVGTVQAGIKSNLASKLLGTIEAVQVREGDRVKKGDTLLLIDERQVNAGLRRAEASLSEARKGLAAAKSNSEVAWASEKLALATYERYLNLKRDDSVSMQEFDEVEARYRQAKAGLGQAEAMVGAAAARVTQAEAAVATACVSKKDAVIIAPHDGIITGKMVDKGDLAKPGTPLLTLETTRGFCIDVVLPETYIGYAEPGQKVSVRVPALKTGPLEGSVCTMVPSADARSRSFIVKIRLPIDRKVTSGLFARAEIPVGRNKKLLIAQKGVVRRGQLTGIYVVDTEGIAHFRLIRLGKTFGDSVEVLSGLKDGDRYVKNLHSRLEDGARVETTP, from the coding sequence ATGAAGCATCGATTCCTATCTCTCTTTGCCCTTTTCATACTTCTTTTCTCACTCGGATGCGGTGAGAAAACAGAACCGGGAACCACCTCGGAGTCACCTCCGGTGGTGAAAGATGTAGCTGTGGCAACCGCACGAATGACCGACCAGCCCCTCATTTATGGAGCCGTCGGTACGGTGCAGGCTGGCATTAAAAGTAATTTGGCCAGCAAGCTTTTGGGCACAATAGAGGCCGTTCAGGTCCGGGAAGGCGACCGCGTGAAAAAGGGAGATACCCTTCTCCTTATCGACGAGCGTCAGGTGAATGCCGGGCTCCGCAGAGCTGAAGCGAGTCTGTCTGAAGCCAGGAAGGGCTTGGCTGCAGCCAAATCTAACAGTGAAGTTGCCTGGGCTTCAGAAAAGCTCGCCCTTGCCACCTATGAACGATATTTGAACCTAAAGAGAGACGATTCCGTGAGCATGCAGGAATTTGATGAGGTTGAGGCCCGCTACCGCCAGGCAAAAGCGGGCCTCGGTCAGGCAGAGGCCATGGTGGGGGCAGCCGCTGCAAGAGTGACACAGGCTGAGGCCGCCGTGGCCACAGCCTGTGTCAGCAAAAAGGATGCTGTGATTATTGCTCCCCACGATGGTATCATCACTGGGAAAATGGTTGACAAAGGTGATCTCGCAAAACCCGGGACCCCGCTGCTGACCTTAGAGACCACCCGTGGCTTTTGTATAGATGTGGTACTACCAGAGACATATATTGGCTACGCGGAGCCGGGGCAGAAGGTATCAGTGAGAGTGCCCGCACTTAAGACCGGACCTCTGGAGGGAAGTGTGTGTACCATGGTGCCCAGTGCAGACGCCAGAAGCCGCTCCTTTATTGTCAAGATTAGGCTGCCCATAGATCGAAAGGTCACATCCGGTCTCTTCGCACGGGCAGAAATCCCAGTGGGCCGTAACAAGAAGCTTCTGATAGCCCAAAAGGGAGTAGTTAGGCGCGGACAACTCACCGGCATCTACGTGGTGGACACTGAAGGGATAGCACATTTCCGTCTCATTCGTCTTGGAAAGACCTTCGGTGATTCTGTAGAAGTCCTGTCAGGACTCAAGGATGGAGACCGTTACGTTAAAAACCTACATTCGAGACTTGAGGACGGGGCCCGCGTGGAGACAACACCATGA
- a CDS encoding NAD(P)/FAD-dependent oxidoreductase produces the protein MPDRPKGAIIQRDKKTYGVVPRMPLGIVTPGTLETIANVVRKYEIPIIKITSAQRMALVGMKPEVVDDVWRDLGIDVGPAVELCVHYVQACPGNSLCKLGVQDSLGLGGKLENLFVGMDLPAKAKIGISGCSMNCGESYMRDFGAFGKKSGWTVIFGGNAARKPRIGDVIAEDLTNEEVIELARKCFEYYAANGKKKERTARFIERISIEEFKKAVL, from the coding sequence ATGCCTGATAGACCAAAAGGAGCTATCATTCAACGAGACAAGAAGACCTATGGAGTCGTACCCAGAATGCCCTTGGGCATTGTGACGCCCGGTACGTTGGAAACCATAGCCAACGTAGTGCGCAAATATGAGATCCCCATCATCAAGATTACATCAGCCCAACGCATGGCATTGGTTGGAATGAAACCGGAAGTCGTTGATGATGTCTGGCGAGATCTGGGCATAGACGTGGGACCGGCCGTCGAATTGTGCGTTCATTATGTACAAGCTTGTCCTGGGAATAGTTTGTGTAAGTTAGGTGTGCAGGACTCGCTGGGATTGGGAGGTAAACTGGAAAACCTTTTCGTGGGCATGGATCTACCTGCAAAGGCCAAAATCGGCATATCAGGCTGTTCCATGAACTGTGGCGAGAGCTACATGCGAGACTTTGGCGCCTTTGGCAAGAAGTCAGGATGGACAGTGATCTTCGGGGGTAATGCTGCGCGTAAGCCCCGAATTGGAGATGTGATTGCGGAAGACCTGACCAACGAGGAGGTGATCGAATTAGCCAGGAAATGTTTTGAGTACTATGCGGCCAACGGTAAGAAGAAGGAAAGAACCGCTCGATTCATCGAGCGCATTAGCATTGAGGAATTCAAGAAGGCAGTTCTTTGA
- a CDS encoding Rrf2 family transcriptional regulator — protein sequence MSNVIRISEAASVAMHAMVFLASESGRVVPSKEIASMLGSSEAHLAKILQRLAKAGLVSSTRGPKGGFVLKRPAREISLLEVYEAIEGQLEETKCLLGRPICHGGKCIFGDLLKQIDQRTKRYLTKNKLSHLASVFKG from the coding sequence ATGTCAAACGTAATACGAATATCCGAAGCTGCTTCCGTGGCCATGCATGCAATGGTTTTTCTTGCCAGCGAATCGGGTCGGGTGGTGCCGAGCAAGGAGATTGCCTCCATGCTCGGAAGCTCGGAAGCTCACCTCGCTAAGATCCTGCAGCGGCTGGCCAAGGCAGGATTGGTCAGCTCCACGCGAGGCCCCAAAGGCGGCTTTGTCCTTAAACGGCCTGCCAGGGAGATCAGCCTGCTGGAAGTCTACGAAGCTATTGAAGGTCAGCTTGAGGAGACGAAGTGTCTTCTTGGCCGGCCTATTTGTCACGGAGGGAAGTGCATCTTCGGAGATCTGCTCAAGCAAATCGATCAGCGGACCAAGAGATACCTTACAAAAAACAAACTTTCGCATTTGGCAAGCGTGTTTAAGGGATGA
- a CDS encoding HEAT repeat domain-containing protein, with amino-acid sequence MSTEKQSYRDLKRKALAVLRSDNFGQRLNELCHLPARQVINPLFSFLLSNDEQIKWRAITAMGAVVANLADEDMESARVIMRRLMWSLNDESGGIGWGAPEAMGEIIASHEGLAKEYAAVLISYVWEEGNFLEYEMLQRGAVWGVGRVAQARPELVQDARHYLLPHLTSADATLRGLTAWTMGLLGAEAARCQLEALLGDNAEIFLYLDRSLVCRRVSHLAKKALDGIDGKGELLP; translated from the coding sequence ATGAGTACTGAAAAACAGAGCTACCGGGATCTGAAACGAAAGGCCTTGGCCGTGCTCCGATCGGACAATTTTGGCCAGAGACTAAACGAGCTGTGCCATCTGCCTGCCCGCCAGGTGATCAACCCACTTTTTTCGTTTCTTCTCAGCAATGATGAGCAAATTAAATGGCGGGCCATCACAGCCATGGGTGCAGTCGTGGCAAATCTTGCTGACGAAGATATGGAATCGGCCCGTGTGATCATGCGCCGCCTTATGTGGAGCTTAAATGATGAATCCGGGGGCATCGGTTGGGGCGCTCCCGAGGCCATGGGTGAGATCATTGCTTCTCATGAAGGTCTTGCAAAGGAATATGCAGCGGTCCTGATCTCTTACGTCTGGGAAGAGGGAAATTTCCTGGAGTACGAGATGTTGCAGAGAGGCGCTGTGTGGGGCGTTGGAAGGGTGGCCCAGGCGAGACCCGAGTTGGTGCAAGATGCCCGCCACTATCTCCTGCCACATCTGACATCTGCAGACGCTACACTCAGAGGTCTTACGGCTTGGACAATGGGTTTGCTTGGAGCTGAGGCCGCCCGCTGTCAGCTTGAAGCGCTTTTGGGAGACAATGCAGAGATCTTTTTGTATTTGGATCGCTCCTTGGTGTGCCGTCGGGTGAGTCATTTGGCCAAAAAAGCCTTGGACGGCATAGATGGAAAGGGAGAATTGTTGCCATGA
- a CDS encoding TolC family protein, whose protein sequence is MAKCVPGIKLSSVISLCVLLSLGHPLLAARTEIPDTPLTLGEAIKMGLANNPQIAAVKSKVDASMARVSQARSGFFPRVDISESFSRITNPMWAFGTKLNQEVITSRDFDPQTLNDPEAINNFATTLSVTLPLYDRGQNWIGLSQAKLNQKAISRFEDRIRQQVIVGVVVSYTAVLLAQENLRVVEQTLETARAHFKMVSSRFQSGLVVKSDLLRAEVRIAELEQERLEAESQVEVARAALNAAMGVEIRRSFYLVTELERGTEPPGSLEVWISKSLENRPDLQEIQFQELMAEEQVKKAKAAHLPGVYLSGSYEINSEDFSETVNNYTLGAVMRFNLFSGFGLQSKVNEAAAKLRQTQAMARLLELGVRVETRQAFFMAQSAYQRIGVARAAVAQAEEGLRIVRNRYESGLFTIVNLLDAEVALQQARTNYFRSLHDFEVGIARLNLAAGIIDEDFR, encoded by the coding sequence ATGGCAAAATGTGTCCCAGGAATTAAGCTCTCGAGTGTCATCAGTTTATGTGTGTTGTTGAGCCTCGGGCACCCGCTGCTGGCTGCCCGGACTGAGATACCTGACACGCCCCTGACGTTGGGCGAAGCCATCAAGATGGGGCTCGCCAATAATCCACAGATAGCAGCGGTCAAGTCCAAGGTAGATGCCTCGATGGCGAGAGTTTCCCAGGCCCGTTCGGGTTTCTTTCCCAGGGTGGATATCAGTGAGTCTTTCAGCCGAATTACCAACCCTATGTGGGCCTTCGGTACCAAGCTCAACCAGGAAGTCATAACATCACGGGATTTTGACCCGCAAACGCTTAATGACCCGGAAGCGATAAACAATTTTGCAACCACGTTATCTGTCACCTTACCTCTTTACGACCGTGGGCAAAACTGGATCGGGTTGAGCCAAGCCAAGCTGAATCAAAAGGCCATCTCCCGGTTTGAGGATCGCATTCGTCAACAGGTCATTGTAGGTGTTGTAGTCTCCTATACGGCTGTTCTTCTTGCCCAGGAAAACCTGCGTGTGGTGGAGCAGACACTGGAGACGGCCAGGGCCCATTTCAAGATGGTAAGTTCACGTTTTCAGAGCGGGCTTGTAGTGAAAAGCGATCTGCTCCGGGCCGAGGTGCGCATTGCCGAACTTGAACAGGAGCGATTGGAAGCCGAGAGCCAGGTGGAGGTTGCCCGCGCGGCACTTAATGCGGCCATGGGGGTTGAGATTCGTCGCTCTTTTTACCTGGTAACCGAACTGGAGCGGGGGACGGAGCCACCAGGTTCTTTGGAAGTCTGGATCAGCAAATCCTTAGAGAATCGCCCGGACTTACAAGAGATACAATTTCAAGAATTGATGGCAGAGGAACAGGTTAAGAAGGCCAAAGCAGCACACCTTCCGGGCGTATATCTATCGGGAAGCTATGAGATCAATTCAGAAGATTTCAGTGAAACGGTCAATAATTACACCCTTGGCGCAGTGATGCGCTTCAATCTGTTCAGCGGGTTTGGCCTGCAGTCAAAAGTAAATGAGGCCGCAGCAAAGTTGCGCCAGACACAGGCTATGGCCCGGCTACTGGAACTCGGTGTCAGGGTGGAGACCAGGCAGGCCTTCTTCATGGCACAGAGCGCCTATCAGCGCATTGGGGTTGCCCGGGCAGCAGTGGCCCAAGCAGAGGAAGGATTACGTATCGTGCGTAACCGTTATGAGAGCGGCCTTTTTACCATTGTTAATCTGCTTGATGCCGAGGTGGCACTGCAACAGGCCCGTACCAATTACTTCCGGTCACTGCATGATTTCGAAGTGGGCATAGCCCGGTTGAATTTGGCCGCCGGGATAATAGATGAGGATTTTCGGTAA
- a CDS encoding efflux RND transporter permease subunit produces the protein MKHDMGAAGKIARFFIDSKLTPLIIVASIILGMAAVYALPREEEPQIIVPMIDIFAQMPGASAKEVEERVTKPMEKLVWEIPGVEYIYSTSSPGMSMAVVRFFVGENEEHAIVRLQSKLLANSDRIPCCATPPLVKPRYIDDVPILAMTFWGEDVDHYTLRRVVAEVEDLVKREDNASITKIIGGYRRQVAVRLDPVRLAAFHLTPGAIVDMLCAANQESEIGSFPSMDGEILVHTRGYLTDVEDVSRVVVAIYEGRPVYLGDVATIEDGPEEPDQYVFLGTGPAAPDKGKGIVAAPSPQGVYPAATLTVAKRKGVNAITVAEKILRRVEESRGVVIPENIHMTVTRHYGETAKEKSDELLLHMFIAVFSVTLLIWFALGLRESGVVALAIPVTLALTLTVFYLYGYTLNRITLFALIFSIGILVDDAIVVVENVVRHFRLSENKDRPFLEVAIEAVDEVGNPTILATLAVIAAILPMAFVGGLMGPYMRPIPMGASAAMVFSILVAFVVTPWASVRFLKHKENGDPKEHGEREDWSVKLYRRIMTPLIEAPLWRWLFLMGVVALLVASCALIGLGWVRVKMLPFDNKSECQVIIDMPESATLEETSAAALEMGNFLKTVNEVVDYEIYIGTASPFNFNGLVRHYYLRQGSNVADIQVNLVHKHHRKAQSHDIAKRVRPGLKRIADRFGARVKVAEVPPGPPVLSTLVAEIYGPDYERQREIAREVMKIFEETPGVVDTDWYMEDRQTRVDFVLDKEKAALHGISAAQINQALKLALKGMSVGLLHQPREKEDVPIVLRLPLADRAGIERLEAMKVSSADGHLVALSDLVSPHETDLDRSIYHKNLMPVVYVTGDVAGVKESPVYAILEMRKKIDAISLPEGYGIVQHTAHIPDSNKRIAMKWDGEWHITYEVFRDLGIAFGVVLVLIFVLVVGWFQSLSTPLVIMAAIPFSLIGILPAHGLMGAFFTATSMIGFIAGAGIVVRNSIILVDFIELRLKQGMPLDKAVIDAGAVRFRPMMLTAAAVVVAASVILFDPIFQGLAISLMAGEVASLLLSRMTVPVLYYLDKRWEFGQRRLSGRMVE, from the coding sequence ATGAAGCATGACATGGGGGCAGCAGGAAAAATCGCGAGGTTTTTCATAGATTCCAAGCTCACCCCTCTAATCATTGTAGCCTCCATCATCTTGGGCATGGCTGCTGTTTATGCCCTCCCCAGGGAGGAAGAGCCCCAGATCATTGTCCCGATGATTGATATATTCGCGCAGATGCCGGGGGCAAGCGCAAAAGAAGTAGAAGAGCGTGTCACCAAGCCCATGGAAAAACTGGTGTGGGAGATTCCCGGGGTGGAGTATATCTATTCCACCTCAAGCCCTGGGATGTCCATGGCGGTGGTCCGTTTTTTTGTAGGAGAAAACGAGGAACACGCCATCGTCAGGCTCCAGTCAAAACTGCTGGCCAATTCCGACCGGATCCCTTGTTGCGCCACCCCACCCCTGGTCAAGCCACGCTATATCGACGACGTTCCCATCCTTGCCATGACCTTTTGGGGAGAAGATGTAGACCATTACACGTTACGCAGGGTTGTAGCCGAGGTGGAAGATCTGGTAAAGCGCGAGGACAATGCCTCCATCACCAAGATCATTGGCGGTTACCGAAGACAGGTGGCAGTGCGCCTCGATCCGGTGCGTCTCGCAGCATTCCACCTGACCCCCGGCGCCATCGTTGACATGTTGTGTGCTGCCAACCAGGAATCGGAGATCGGAAGCTTCCCATCAATGGACGGCGAAATCCTGGTGCATACACGCGGCTACTTGACTGATGTAGAGGATGTGAGCCGGGTGGTGGTGGCGATCTATGAGGGCAGGCCCGTCTACTTAGGAGATGTAGCAACCATCGAGGACGGTCCTGAAGAGCCGGACCAATATGTCTTTCTTGGAACAGGACCTGCGGCCCCGGATAAGGGTAAGGGTATTGTTGCGGCTCCCTCGCCCCAGGGTGTCTATCCTGCCGCAACCCTTACCGTTGCCAAGCGAAAGGGGGTCAACGCCATTACTGTGGCCGAAAAGATCTTGCGCCGGGTAGAAGAGAGCCGGGGCGTGGTCATCCCTGAAAACATACACATGACAGTGACACGCCATTACGGCGAGACGGCCAAGGAAAAGTCTGACGAGCTTCTGCTTCATATGTTCATTGCGGTTTTCTCAGTCACGCTCCTGATATGGTTCGCCCTTGGCCTTCGTGAATCAGGTGTGGTGGCCCTGGCCATTCCGGTGACTCTGGCTCTGACCCTTACTGTTTTTTATCTTTATGGCTATACGCTGAATCGTATCACCTTGTTTGCCCTGATCTTTTCCATAGGTATTCTTGTGGATGATGCAATCGTTGTGGTGGAAAATGTGGTTCGCCACTTTCGTCTTTCCGAAAACAAGGATCGCCCCTTTCTGGAAGTGGCTATTGAGGCAGTGGATGAGGTGGGAAATCCTACCATTCTTGCAACCCTTGCCGTGATTGCCGCCATTCTGCCTATGGCCTTTGTGGGCGGCCTTATGGGACCCTACATGCGGCCTATTCCCATGGGCGCCTCGGCTGCCATGGTCTTTTCCATCTTGGTGGCCTTTGTTGTTACACCGTGGGCATCCGTTCGTTTCTTGAAGCACAAAGAAAATGGCGATCCCAAAGAGCATGGCGAAAGGGAGGACTGGTCGGTGAAGCTCTATCGCCGGATCATGACCCCTCTTATTGAAGCGCCTCTCTGGCGTTGGCTTTTTTTGATGGGCGTCGTGGCGCTGCTTGTGGCTTCCTGCGCCCTCATCGGATTGGGCTGGGTGCGTGTCAAGATGCTTCCCTTTGATAATAAGAGCGAGTGTCAGGTGATTATTGATATGCCGGAATCCGCCACGTTAGAGGAGACATCGGCAGCAGCCCTAGAGATGGGCAATTTCTTGAAGACCGTGAACGAGGTCGTGGATTATGAAATCTATATCGGCACTGCCTCGCCCTTTAACTTCAACGGCCTGGTACGCCACTACTATCTGCGGCAAGGCTCAAACGTTGCTGACATCCAGGTGAATCTCGTACACAAGCACCACCGCAAGGCCCAAAGCCACGATATTGCAAAGCGGGTGCGGCCAGGCCTAAAACGGATTGCCGACAGGTTTGGGGCCCGCGTCAAAGTGGCCGAGGTCCCCCCTGGACCTCCGGTGCTATCCACCCTGGTGGCAGAGATCTACGGCCCGGACTATGAGCGCCAGCGCGAAATTGCCAGAGAAGTGATGAAAATCTTTGAAGAGACCCCTGGGGTAGTGGACACGGACTGGTACATGGAAGATAGGCAAACCCGTGTCGATTTTGTCCTTGATAAGGAAAAGGCGGCCCTCCACGGAATCAGCGCCGCCCAGATCAACCAGGCCCTTAAGCTGGCCCTGAAGGGGATGTCGGTGGGTCTGCTCCATCAGCCCCGTGAGAAAGAGGACGTGCCTATAGTGCTCCGCCTGCCACTGGCCGATCGGGCCGGAATCGAGCGATTGGAGGCCATGAAGGTCTCCTCTGCTGATGGCCACCTGGTGGCCCTTTCCGACCTCGTATCTCCCCATGAAACGGATCTGGACCGCAGCATCTATCATAAAAACCTGATGCCGGTTGTCTACGTTACCGGTGATGTAGCTGGGGTCAAGGAGAGTCCGGTGTATGCCATTTTGGAGATGCGCAAGAAGATTGATGCCATCTCCCTGCCAGAGGGATATGGAATCGTCCAGCATACGGCCCACATCCCAGACAGCAACAAACGAATAGCCATGAAATGGGACGGCGAATGGCACATCACCTATGAGGTATTCCGCGATCTGGGTATCGCCTTCGGGGTGGTCCTGGTGCTCATCTTTGTCCTTGTGGTGGGATGGTTCCAGTCCCTTAGTACGCCGCTGGTCATCATGGCGGCAATCCCTTTCTCTCTGATAGGGATCCTGCCTGCCCATGGTCTTATGGGCGCATTCTTTACGGCAACTTCCATGATCGGTTTCATCGCAGGCGCCGGCATTGTAGTGCGAAACTCCATTATCCTGGTGGACTTCATCGAGCTGCGCCTCAAACAGGGCATGCCGCTGGACAAGGCTGTCATCGATGCCGGAGCCGTCCGGTTCCGTCCCATGATGCTCACGGCTGCGGCCGTTGTTGTGGCCGCCTCGGTCATACTCTTTGACCCGATCTTCCAGGGCCTTGCCATATCGCTCATGGCCGGAGAAGTGGCATCACTTCTGCTTTCACGGATGACTGTGCCCGTACTATATTATCTGGACAAGCGATGGGAGTTTGGGCAGAGACGGTTGAGTGGTCGAATGGTTGAGTAG
- a CDS encoding peroxiredoxin: MEDMDIGCGKPMGAAVGESVKEEVHEKDEGKTKGVAMTVAKIGAKAPDFQAPAFHKGKFIQMKLSDYLGKWVVLCFYPGDFTFVUPTELAAVATKYKELKKLGVELLAASVDSHFVHKIWQEEELSKMVKGGVPFPMISDAAGKIGSVYGVYDEAAGVNVRGRFIIDPDGVIQAVEILAPPVGRNVSELIRQIQAFQLIRKTKGAEATPSGWQPGRPTLKPGPDLVGKVWEVWTTDLAF, translated from the coding sequence ATGGAAGATATGGACATTGGCTGTGGGAAACCAATGGGTGCAGCGGTTGGTGAGTCCGTAAAGGAGGAAGTTCATGAAAAAGACGAGGGAAAGACAAAGGGGGTAGCGATGACAGTAGCCAAAATAGGGGCCAAGGCTCCGGATTTTCAAGCTCCGGCATTTCACAAAGGCAAGTTCATACAGATGAAACTCTCAGACTATCTGGGAAAGTGGGTGGTCTTGTGCTTTTACCCTGGGGATTTTACGTTTGTCTGACCCACAGAGTTGGCGGCAGTTGCCACCAAATATAAGGAGCTGAAAAAACTGGGCGTTGAGTTGCTGGCGGCCAGCGTGGACAGTCATTTTGTGCACAAGATATGGCAGGAGGAAGAGCTCTCCAAGATGGTGAAAGGCGGAGTTCCCTTTCCTATGATCTCAGATGCTGCGGGAAAGATCGGTTCCGTCTACGGGGTTTATGACGAGGCCGCTGGCGTGAACGTCCGTGGCCGCTTTATTATTGATCCAGATGGGGTCATTCAGGCTGTTGAGATACTGGCCCCGCCAGTGGGTCGGAACGTGAGCGAGTTGATTCGACAAATCCAGGCCTTTCAACTGATCCGAAAGACCAAGGGTGCAGAAGCCACCCCATCGGGCTGGCAACCGGGCAGACCAACACTCAAACCCGGGCCCGACCTTGTGGGCAAGGTCTGGGAGGTGTGGACGACGGATCTGGCCTTCTGA